The Pangasianodon hypophthalmus isolate fPanHyp1 chromosome 25, fPanHyp1.pri, whole genome shotgun sequence nucleotide sequence TTTCCAGCTTTATGAAAAGATTATAATTTATGAAAGATTTATGGAAAATGTCTCTCCAGTCTTTTAATATTTGTGAATAACAAAGTCAATGTTCTAATGTTTTAAACAAGATTAAtgtagtaaagtgtgtgtgtgtgtgtgtaagtgtgtggtgagtgtgtgtgtaagtgtgtggtgagtgtgtgtggtgagtgtgtgtggtgagtgtgtgtgtccacgcTCTCACTCGCAGCATCGCCAGCGTCTGCAGTGCTGCAGGTCTGAAatattaacgtgtgtgtgtgtaatagagacTGAATCCTTTATGAAAATGGTTCATGTGTGTactttgttgtttatttctgaCGCTTCAGTGGAAAATGTCAGTGTTAGACGTTAAGTTGCTCGTTTGCGAACCCCAGAGTTCAGTTTCAGGTGATACGACACACATTCTAAACAACACCATTCAGGTTAAGCTGCGGTCGTCACGGCgatgcagcaggtagtgttgtcTCAGCTTCAgagtcctgggtttgatcctgagctcaggttactgtctgtgtgggtttcctctgggttctccagtttcctccaacctctcAAAACATGCTGGCTATGCTGAATTACCCCCAGatctgtgtgtgtacgtgtgtgtgtgtgtgtgtgtatgtatacctgtgtgcgtatgtgtgtgtgtgtgtgtatatatatgtgtgtgagtgtgtatatatatatatatatatatatatatatgtgtgtgtgtctgtatgtgtgtgtatgtatacttgtgtgtgtgtgtgtgtgtgtgtgtatatatgtgtgtgtgagtgtgtatatatatatatatgtgtgtgtctgtatgtgtgtgtatgtatacttgtgtgtgtgtgtgtgtgtgtgtgtgtatatatatgtgtgtgtgagtgtgtgagtgtgtatatatatatatgtgtgtgtgtgtgtgtatgtgtgtgtatgtatacttgtgtgtgtgtgtgtgtgtgtgtgtgtcaaagtcaaagtcaaagtctgctttattgtcaattctgccacgtgttcagcacatacagagaattgaaattaaGTTTCTCTCAGACCCTaggtgcatacagataacacacacaaaaaaaattatgtaaaagtacaaatggaaatgcaaatggataaatataaatattgtgtgtgtgtgtgtgtgtgtgtgtgtgtgtgtgtgtgaggtctcCCACGTTGCACCGAGCGCTCCTGGGACAGACTGTGGATCTGCTGTGACTCTGGCCGGGAtgaagcgcttactgaagatgaaggaatgaatttgatttctcatttcactgtgtattgTAGGACTGTAATAAATGCTCAGAGTTTGAGTTGAagcgaagctgctgattggtcggctgctctttatgacatcatcagctgtcAGTTGGAGTTTAAATATTGCCAGCGTGTTTCAGTGGAAAGATTTAAACCCTGATTTAAATGTTAGTGTGTAATCacgcatttatttattttactgttactcCTTATCTTAAACGTGTCCCGTAGTTTATTTGCGTTTGATATTTGATCGATTTAACGTTTTGTgtcttatttattacttttgtgtttgtttgtttcagctGTACAGGATTAAATGGatgaagctgctgattggtcggctataaaattttattagaaGGAAAAGGATTTAATCTTTTCATTCACACTCTGGACACCTCTCTacgtgtaaaacacacacacacacacacacacacacacacacggagctgGAGAGGAGGTGTTTTATCAGGGGCAGATAGTGCAGGCAGTGAGGCGGTGAGTGTagggcgagtgtgtgtgatgggaacGCAGCCTTGTAAGGAAGtaaagggaggaggaggaggacgataAGCAGCAGCTCTGCACCGCTGGCCATGTTTAGAGCCTCTTGGCCATCCTGCACTGCCACAAACAATGCCTGCTTCTGCTAAATTTAAATCTGGACAGCTTATCGTCCTGCTCGCTACGCCACGctcactcacacgctcacactcacacactcactcacacgctcacactcacacagccgcTGGATCctcacaggtgagtgtgtgactcTTGCTGGacttttattcacttttattctctcagaaattCACCTGTAACCTGTTCAGCGCTCGGTTTGTGCTTCAGTCTGAGATTTTCCAGATGTTGTCTTACATTACTGCAGATGTTAGGGTTTGTTCTGAACATCTCACACGGCTCagaaggttgttttttttttaaatcacaactAACATCAGTCTGAAGGATTGTACgtgtttactgtaaatacaGAACACAGTTCCAGCTTTAAAACGTTCTGCAGTTTAGGACGAGACCGAGGAGACGCACTGCACTTCTGCCTCTGCTTACCTTCAGTGTTTATACACAGCAGGCAGATTTATACAGATCTCTTTACGTCTGTGTATAacctagcacacacacacacacacacacacacacacagtctgcaaTATTACAGTGTCACACTACTAGATCTCTAGTTTCACAGATCTAAAATACATCAACATGTTTCATCTCAGTGAAGTAGAACTTATATAGTGGATTTAATGTATTACATCTGATTTAGTTCATCTGATGTAGAAGGTCTGATGTAATGGAACTGTAGTATTGAATCTGATTTAGTTCATCTGATGTAGAAGGTCTGATGTAATGGAACTGTAGTATTGAATCTGATTTAGGAAATCTGATATTGTGGATTTGATGTAGTGGATCTGATGTGTTTAATATAGTCAACCTGATACAGAGGATCTTGTATGGCGGATCAGATGTACTGGATTTAATGTAGTGTATCTGATGTAGTGGGTCTGATATAGTAGATCTGATATAGTGGCTCTGTAGCATTGAATCTGATGTATTGGATCTGATGTAGTGTATATGCTATAAAGTAGATCTGATTTAGAGGATTTGATGTAGTGGATCTGATATAGTAGATCTGATGTAGTAGATCTGACATAGAGGATTTAATATAGTTGATATAGTAGATCTGATGTAGTGGATTTAATGTGTTCAGTCTGATATAGtggatctaatctaatctatctGATATcatggattttatttaaagtagtGGATGCAGTGTAGTGGATCTAATATAATGCATCAGACGCAATGGATCATGATGCTGTAGTAGATTTAATcaagttaaattttattttatttgtagagcGTGTTTAACAATgggcagctttacagaaatccagatatagatttagatttagatccctaatgaacaatcCAGAGGCGACAGGGGTGAGGGAAATCTCCCACAGATCCCAGTTTAAGATCTGACAAATTGAAGATtggatttttattacattatactAGGATTTAGgatttatgtttttaacatttattcactctacatgttttaatttaaaataatcgACTGTTGTATATGTTACCAAGCAACGGGTTACACGCTCAGGTCTGTTAAACGTGAATGAAACGTGGTGATCAGACACTCGAGCAGTTGGAGTTGAGAGTCAGAGCGAATCAGAAGACCAGCTCTCTCACGCCCTAAACCAGAACTTATCCACGGTTCactggagaaggagaaggagatgaAGAGATATCAGAGCGCTTAGGGAGGGAGTTTACTGTCAGAGAtaacaatctcacacacacacacacacacacacagggattcATCCAAAATAAGCAGCAGGAGACCTGATAACGCTGTTAAAGATAACGTAAGCACTCTGAAACAGCTAACCTGGGACAGGAATTAAAACAATCTTGGCTTTCttctaaacattttattcagtgtgtgagtTCTCATACTTAACCACGAAGATGAAATATTATGACTTACATAATCTAACAACTAGAGACGGCAATCATCGTGTTAGAGACAGATTCGGGAGGACAGAGCAGAGATGATGACTCAGTGTGTCTCAAGGCCTTTCTCCTGTCCTGAAGCTGCACACTGAAGTTATTTAAGGTTAAacctctaaaacacacacacacacacacacacacacacaggctgttcACTCACTCTACTGCTTCACCGTCTCTCTAACAGACAAATCCTCTTTCTGACCCGTCTTGCTCCAGGTTACTGACTCTGATTAAATCtgtaaattaaattgtttaaaatgaaaccaGAGCGCTGATTTAGAGTGAATCGTGATGCTTCATTCAGGattaaattaatacataatGTCACCCTGTGTTTAGTGCTAAGCGCTGCAGATTCTATAAGATATAAATTCACTTTTCGCCATCATCATCCTCAGTAAgacgctttatcctggtccgagtggcggtggatccggagtttatcctgggaatgctgggcgtgaggcgggaatacaacCTGGAGGAAACACCAGTccatccgtgtgtgtgtgtgtgtgtgtgtgtgtgtggcagagtGACTAATTGAAATGGATTGTTAGTGTAGATTTTTCTGATAAGCAGTAAAAACTAtatgaagaacagagagagtgtgaagcTGAGCATCATGTCACCTAGACGagtttgtctttgtgtttttatatgtttatctgAGAAGGGATGaggttgttgttgtgtttcagtCTGCAGGCAGGTGGATTATGTTTATCTTGATTTTTGTTTCTCCTTCACACTATTAACACATCAATAATATTAATTCTGTTCTATTCATTTCTACAGTTTACACCCTACTGACAATtacacaagtaaaaaaaattaaacatcatcCATTAAATCCCTAACTCTGTGTATTTATAGACTTGTTTATCGTCCACTTTCAGATTGTAACGAGACTCGGAATGAGTTTTATTAAAGTGCACTTGTTTGGTAAAGCTATTTGTAACTCGGAATTTCCGGCCTCTGTttaggaaaaaacaaataaaattcccCTGGATGTGGAATTCCTCAGATAATGAGGAAAGTCTaatcaaccccgagttcagcgtGTGGTGTCGTGTCAGCAGGTCGCTCACACCGGCAACAGCAAATAAATCATCACTCCGCTACTTTAAAGGAGTTTAAGTAGCATtagttattaaatatttaacactgagcGCAAAGTTAATACATCATAAACTCATCATCACTAGTGTTTCCATGTCGCTTGGTACCTCGAACACGCCGAGCTCAAAAACGATGTAATTCAAAGTTCAGACTTCGTACTTCTGAGTTAAATTGATCCACATCAGCATTTtccactttaaataaaatttattagacttatttcttacttagattttctgtttaatgtttctaaaagtttaaaaaaaaacaaaaattcataTGGACGTTTCACAGACAGTGTACATCCTTCCCTACACAAACTGGATTAACAGTTTTACTCTTATATAAAAACTAATACGCACGTATTTCCTGTCTAACTCACAAACTTTATTTGAGACTCTAACTGCCGATTCTGTGTTTCCTCTCCTACAGGGTAAGATAAGGGCAGATCAGGAATAAAATACCTCCTCAGGAAAATGGGACAATCAGACactccatccttccatcctttAACCCTAAAACTCGCTCTGTTCTTCATATTTTTATCCCACGAGCTCCAGCATGTTGCTGCTGGAGGCTCCAAGCTTCATGAAGATTCATTTCCAGCCAATAACACAGAAACCTGCTCAGGTAGTTATGACTGTAAAGAAGGAGTGATCCTGCCAATATGGAGGCCAGAAAACCCGTCGTTTGGAGACAAGCTGGCGAGAGCCACCATCTATTTCGTTGCGATGGCGTACATGTTCCTCGGGGTCTCCATCATTGCAGACCGTTTTATGGCGTCCATTGAGGTCATCACATCACAAGAGAAGGAAATCACCATCAAGAAGCCGAACGGGGAAACCACAACCGCGACGGTCCGCATCTGGAACGAAACCGTGTCCAATCTGACCCTAATGGCTTTGGGATCATCTGCTCCAGAGATCATGCTCTCTGTCGTTGAGGTTTGTGGACACAACTTTGATGCAGGTGAGCTGGGGCCGAACACCATCGTGGGCAGCGCCGCCTTCAACATGTTCGTCATTATCGGACTTTGTGTTTCCGTCATCCCAGACGGCGACCATCGTAAAGTGAAACACCTCAGAGTGTTCTTCGTAACTGCAGCTTGGAGTATCTTCGCTTACACCTGGCTGTACCTGATCCTGGCTGTGATTTCTCCAGGTGTCGTGGAGGTGTGGGAGGGTCTACTGACGCTCTTCTTCTTCCCCATATGCGTGGTGTTCGCATGGGTCGCCGACCGCAGACTTCTCTTCtacaaatatgtttataaaagGTACAGAGTCGGGAAGCAGCGAGGAATGATCATTGAGACCGAAGGAGAACCGGAACTCCAGTCGAAAACAGACGTCGAAATGGACGGACAGATGATCAGCTTTCTAGATGGAACTGTGGATACGGCTGTGGAGATGGACGAGGAGGAAACCAGGAGAGAAATGGCAAGGATTTTAAAGGAATTGAAACAGAAACATCCAGAAAAAGACATGGAGCAGCTTGTGGAGATCGCTAACTACCAACTTCTCAGCCAGCAGCAGAAGAGTCGAGCGTTTTATCGCTGCCAGGCCACGAGGCTGATGACCGGTGCAGGAAACATCCTGAAGAAACATGCAGCAGATCAGGCCAGAAGAGCACTGGGCAACTATGAACTACGATCTGAGGTTTCCGAAAATGATCTCTCATCAAAGATCTTCTTCGATCCTGGTTCATACCAGTGTTTGGAAAACTGTGGCTCAGTAGCTCTGAACGTGGTTCGACGTGGAGGCGACTTGACCAGCACGGTTTCTGTGAACTACCGAACGGAAGACGGCACCGCCAACGCGGGCTCAGATTACCGGTTCACAGAGGGCGTCGTCATCTTCAAACCGGGTGAGACCGAGAAGGAAATCCAAGTGGAAATCATCGATGATGACATCTTTGAAGAAGATGAGCATTTCCTGGTCCACCTGAGCAACGTCAGGGTTCTGTCTGAGGGAACAAACCATGAGGATTCGATGTCCAATCACGTGGACAGCCTGGCAGGACTGGGACTTCCATCCACCGCCACGGTGACCATCTTTGATGATGATCACGCTGGGATCTTTATGTTTGAGGAACCAGTGATGCATGTCAGCGAGAGCATCGGGGTGATGGAGGTGAAGGTGGTGAGGATGTCTGGAGCTCGAGGGGTCGTTGTGGTTCCATATAAAACCATCGCGGGAACGGCTAAAGGGGGAGGTGAGGACTTTGAGGATACCTACGGAGTCCTGGAGTTCCAGAACGACGAAATCTCGTAAGTCTTTACTCATAATTGTTTCATTATACAAAGTGATAAGCAGCTTTATGGATGCAGATTTAGGAGATCAGTGATCCAGGCAGATGTTTCTCCACTCTCCTGAGGAGCTTCATCATTCTGTTCTCCACTTCTTTTCATTCACATGAGCAGAGAAATTTCTCAAGAATCGAACTTTAATTCATTACTATTTACCAAATTTCCTCAATAATccactgtcagaaaaaaaggtaCAGATCAGGTACAGTTTGGTTCCCCTTAAAGGTGCACCAGTGGTCTTTAGGTCTGTTATATTCCTAAAATGTGGTTTAAAGATGCACAACATTCACTTTCCCAGGTGCAAAAGGTGggaatattataaattatgcaaattacctaATTAATGCTGGTTTTGGCCAATGATTGGTGCAAAGTGGTAACGAATCCTAAATGGCAGTGGCGTCCAGTTTTATCCACAGAGGGCGACTGCTGCGACAGGTTTTcgttccaaccaatcaggagccGCAGGTGGACTCAGGTATggctcctgattggttggaatgaaaacctgcagtcaCACCTGAACCTTGTGGGTGAAACTGGACACCTCTGCCATATAGAaaagcaaaatatttcaaaatatattttagaacaTATGCAACTATTTGAAAACAGCCCCTTTTTTCAAAACATACATCTTTACCTATAATTaagaatatattaatataaataatgtgtttgtttatatatgtatttgagTATATTGCCATGTATTTCACATTAACGTGTATTTTACTATGAAGGAAATATATTTGCAATCGGAGCCATTATTTATATTGCAATGTATTATTATAGTTTTCTTTCATATATtcacatattaataatatatattttaaaataatttccataTGAATTAGTGAATGCATATTCCATAATGCTGTGCTGCATGAAGTGGTTTGAGTTAatggtatttatttaataatgctgGAGTCTCCTGCAATTAAGCTCTCACTAACCATTTAGGAATCAATATCCTGGACACATTAAATTAATAACTGATGACAGTGTGCTATAACGTGTGACGTGTGTAGATGTATTTAAACCCGTTTATCGTTCCATTGTGCTGCCTCTCCCTTCATCACTTCCCCTCAGTGTTTATAGCTTCATATCTCAGGTTCCAGAGTCTACTGGCTTCTGCTTGTTTCCCTCATGTACACTTCCTGTGCTTCATGATTCTACTTCCTCCAGTCTCCTTCattttccctctttccctctcatgATTTATCttacacacaacacattaaGACATTTTCACAACATGATACTAACTTTTGCTGAGGTTTTATTAGCAGAGTGCCATTGAAATcgaaaaattttaaaataaacaaacagtttaAGGAACCGGAGGTAAATTAAATTACTAAGTGTTACAGCAGAGTCGGTGTTATACTACTGATTTTACTGGTATTactattgttttcttttttttttttttttttttttggttttagatCGGACGTAAACAGTTTACTCATTTGTAACTGCTAATAACCAGACAGCGGCTGTGCGACGGTCTCATAACCTCATGAGCTCATAACCTTCCGCCCACTGACAGAGAATATGAATGTAAATCACTAAGTGTGGTCCAGATTTAGAGTCACTTACTGACCACAAGTTTAAACATGTATGGCATTGTGAGCAAAAGGTTATGAGCTCAAATCCCATGGCTACTGAGTATGAACAGATTTCAAACCGGACAGAGATTACAGCAGAACAATCGCATTTATCACTTTATCAGACATTCACAGTGATGATGTTTATAAAGCGGTGGGAAACATGATCGCActcagatacagagagagagagagagagacagagacacagagagagagacagagagagagagacacagacacagagagagagagagttagagagagagagactgagacgcagagagagagagacagagagagagagagagactgagacacagagagagagagacagagagagagagagacagagagggcaagagacagagagagacagagagagggagagagagagagagagagagagagacagagagagagagagagagagagagagacagagacagagagagagacagagagggcaagagacagagacagagagagagagagacagagagacagagagagggagagagagagagacagagagagacagagagagggagagagagagagagagagagagagagacagagagagagacagacagagagagagagagagagacagagagggagagagagggagagagagggagagagagagagagacagagagggagagagagggagagagagagagagagagacagagacagagacagagagagagagagagagagagacagagagacagagagagagagagagacagagagagagagggagagagagagagagagacagacagagagagagagagagagagagagagacagacagagagagagagagagagagagagagagatctcagCATGATGATGGTGTAATCCTGATACATGAGTGAACTGTATGAAAGCAAAAACGTTccgctggaaaaaaaatcaagggtATAAAAGAGGGATGCGTTCATAGCGCAGGTCGTGTGACAGTCAGCTTCTGTTTCTCATCACAGGCGAGGCCGAGTGTGAGTCACGTTTATTTCACAGAGAAAGTGGCACGAGATAAACAGCGTTCTGAAGTGTGACGATGTATCAGTCTATATATCGATATGTCAGTGACTGAGATAAAGAAATCTGAATTACACTCTCACGCGCAGCTTCAATAATTTACACTAGCGTGGCTTTCAGAATATCAGGTTAGTTTAGCACCAGGTTTCGCTAATGAGCGTTAAATTAGCATTCCTGTAATTCCTGCAGTACTACACCTACTGTAAACACTAATTACAAGCTAATTACAAGTTAGTTGAcgctaaaataataaaaaaaaattcagaaaatataatatagtgtaactttttttttttttaattaaaatggtcGGAGCCATTTGGTGATATTGGCTATTTACgttatttagatatttaaatCAGATTTGGATATGTAAACAGGTTTGGTGAATTCAAATGAAtattgttgctaggcaactcCAAGCTTTAGCTAGTGGGGCTAAGGATTTATTTAGCTAACAGTTAGTTAATTCTTTTACTGACAGAGATGGAAACAACACTAAATTGTCAGGAACGTCAACAATTTGCTCAGATGTGATGGtaaattactgaaaaaacacTCCACATGACTAAGACTACACAATATTTACACTTAGCATCCAACGCTAGCATGAGTGCCACTGTACTGAGAGGTTTGACCCCTGACAGGAACTGAtgatgttcattattttgtaaGGAATTGACATTATtatga carries:
- the slc8a1a gene encoding sodium/calcium exchanger 1a isoform X5, translated to MGQSDTPSFHPLTLKLALFFIFLSHELQHVAAGGSKLHEDSFPANNTETCSGSYDCKEGVILPIWRPENPSFGDKLARATIYFVAMAYMFLGVSIIADRFMASIEVITSQEKEITIKKPNGETTTATVRIWNETVSNLTLMALGSSAPEIMLSVVEVCGHNFDAGELGPNTIVGSAAFNMFVIIGLCVSVIPDGDHRKVKHLRVFFVTAAWSIFAYTWLYLILAVISPGVVEVWEGLLTLFFFPICVVFAWVADRRLLFYKYVYKRYRVGKQRGMIIETEGEPELQSKTDVEMDGQMISFLDGTVDTAVEMDEEETRREMARILKELKQKHPEKDMEQLVEIANYQLLSQQQKSRAFYRCQATRLMTGAGNILKKHAADQARRALGNYELRSEVSENDLSSKIFFDPGSYQCLENCGSVALNVVRRGGDLTSTVSVNYRTEDGTANAGSDYRFTEGVVIFKPGETEKEIQVEIIDDDIFEEDEHFLVHLSNVRVLSEGTNHEDSMSNHVDSLAGLGLPSTATVTIFDDDHAGIFMFEEPVMHVSESIGVMEVKVVRMSGARGVVVVPYKTIAGTAKGGGEDFEDTYGVLEFQNDEISKSVQINIIDDEEYEKNKNFFMEIGEPQLVEMSERKGGFIKTGRDVYRKVQGRDKPISSDIITITDEEVKRSLSQKEEEEMRIAELGRPSLGENSRLEVIIEESYEFKSTVDKLIKKTNLALLVGTNSWREQFVEAITVNSGGDDDDDDEECREEKLPSCFDYVMHFLTVFWKVAFAFVPPTDYWNGWACFIVSICMIGLLTAVIGDLASHFGCTIGLKDSVTAVVFVALGTSVPDTFASKVAAIQDQYADASIGNVTGSNAVNVFLGIGVAWSIAAIFHQWHGKEFKVSPGTLAFSVTLFTIFAFVCIAVLMYRRRPNIGGELGGPRGAKILTTGLFFSLWLLYIILSSLEAYCIIKGF
- the slc8a1a gene encoding sodium/calcium exchanger 1a isoform X1; translation: MGQSDTPSFHPLTLKLALFFIFLSHELQHVAAGGSKLHEDSFPANNTETCSGSYDCKEGVILPIWRPENPSFGDKLARATIYFVAMAYMFLGVSIIADRFMASIEVITSQEKEITIKKPNGETTTATVRIWNETVSNLTLMALGSSAPEIMLSVVEVCGHNFDAGELGPNTIVGSAAFNMFVIIGLCVSVIPDGDHRKVKHLRVFFVTAAWSIFAYTWLYLILAVISPGVVEVWEGLLTLFFFPICVVFAWVADRRLLFYKYVYKRYRVGKQRGMIIETEGEPELQSKTDVEMDGQMISFLDGTVDTAVEMDEEETRREMARILKELKQKHPEKDMEQLVEIANYQLLSQQQKSRAFYRCQATRLMTGAGNILKKHAADQARRALGNYELRSEVSENDLSSKIFFDPGSYQCLENCGSVALNVVRRGGDLTSTVSVNYRTEDGTANAGSDYRFTEGVVIFKPGETEKEIQVEIIDDDIFEEDEHFLVHLSNVRVLSEGTNHEDSMSNHVDSLAGLGLPSTATVTIFDDDHAGIFMFEEPVMHVSESIGVMEVKVVRMSGARGVVVVPYKTIAGTAKGGGEDFEDTYGVLEFQNDEISKSVQINIIDDEEYEKNKNFFMEIGEPQLVEMSERKAVLLHECGGFIKTDKQLFGRDVYRKVQGRDKPISSDIITITDEEVKRSLSQKEEEEMRIAELGRPSLGENSRLEVIIEESYEFKSTVDKLIKKTNLALLVGTNSWREQFVEAITVNSGGDDDDDDEECREEKLPSCFDYVMHFLTVFWKVAFAFVPPTDYWNGWACFIVSICMIGLLTAVIGDLASHFGCTIGLKDSVTAVVFVALGTSVPDTFASKVAAIQDQYADASIGNVTGSNAVNVFLGIGVAWSIAAIFHQWHGKEFKVSPGTLAFSVTLFTIFAFVCIAVLMYRRRPNIGGELGGPRGAKILTTGLFFSLWLLYIILSSLEAYCIIKGF
- the slc8a1a gene encoding sodium/calcium exchanger 1a isoform X4; translated protein: MGQSDTPSFHPLTLKLALFFIFLSHELQHVAAGGSKLHEDSFPANNTETCSGSYDCKEGVILPIWRPENPSFGDKLARATIYFVAMAYMFLGVSIIADRFMASIEVITSQEKEITIKKPNGETTTATVRIWNETVSNLTLMALGSSAPEIMLSVVEVCGHNFDAGELGPNTIVGSAAFNMFVIIGLCVSVIPDGDHRKVKHLRVFFVTAAWSIFAYTWLYLILAVISPGVVEVWEGLLTLFFFPICVVFAWVADRRLLFYKYVYKRYRVGKQRGMIIETEGEPELQSKTDVEMDGQMISFLDGTVDTAVEMDEEETRREMARILKELKQKHPEKDMEQLVEIANYQLLSQQQKSRAFYRCQATRLMTGAGNILKKHAADQARRALGNYELRSEVSENDLSSKIFFDPGSYQCLENCGSVALNVVRRGGDLTSTVSVNYRTEDGTANAGSDYRFTEGVVIFKPGETEKEIQVEIIDDDIFEEDEHFLVHLSNVRVLSEGTNHEDSMSNHVDSLAGLGLPSTATVTIFDDDHAGIFMFEEPVMHVSESIGVMEVKVVRMSGARGVVVVPYKTIAGTAKGGGEDFEDTYGVLEFQNDEISKSIRVKIVDHDEYDKQANFYIQLQEPEWRRRGWTGGFIKTDKQLFGRDVYRKVQGRDKPISSDIITITDEEVKRSLSQKEEEEMRIAELGRPSLGENSRLEVIIEESYEFKSTVDKLIKKTNLALLVGTNSWREQFVEAITVNSGGDDDDDDEECREEKLPSCFDYVMHFLTVFWKVAFAFVPPTDYWNGWACFIVSICMIGLLTAVIGDLASHFGCTIGLKDSVTAVVFVALGTSVPDTFASKVAAIQDQYADASIGNVTGSNAVNVFLGIGVAWSIAAIFHQWHGKEFKVSPGTLAFSVTLFTIFAFVCIAVLMYRRRPNIGGELGGPRGAKILTTGLFFSLWLLYIILSSLEAYCIIKGF
- the slc8a1a gene encoding sodium/calcium exchanger 1a isoform X6, which gives rise to MGQSDTPSFHPLTLKLALFFIFLSHELQHVAAGGSKLHEDSFPANNTETCSGSYDCKEGVILPIWRPENPSFGDKLARATIYFVAMAYMFLGVSIIADRFMASIEVITSQEKEITIKKPNGETTTATVRIWNETVSNLTLMALGSSAPEIMLSVVEVCGHNFDAGELGPNTIVGSAAFNMFVIIGLCVSVIPDGDHRKVKHLRVFFVTAAWSIFAYTWLYLILAVISPGVVEVWEGLLTLFFFPICVVFAWVADRRLLFYKYVYKRYRVGKQRGMIIETEGEPELQSKTDVEMDGQMISFLDGTVDTAVEMDEEETRREMARILKELKQKHPEKDMEQLVEIANYQLLSQQQKSRAFYRCQATRLMTGAGNILKKHAADQARRALGNYELRSEVSENDLSSKIFFDPGSYQCLENCGSVALNVVRRGGDLTSTVSVNYRTEDGTANAGSDYRFTEGVVIFKPGETEKEIQVEIIDDDIFEEDEHFLVHLSNVRVLSEGTNHEDSMSNHVDSLAGLGLPSTATVTIFDDDHAGIFMFEEPVMHVSESIGVMEVKVVRMSGARGVVVVPYKTIAGTAKGGGEDFEDTYGVLEFQNDEISKSIRVKIVDHDEYDKQANFYIQLQEPEWRRRGWTGGFIKTGRDVYRKVQGRDKPISSDIITITDEEVKRSLSQKEEEEMRIAELGRPSLGENSRLEVIIEESYEFKSTVDKLIKKTNLALLVGTNSWREQFVEAITVNSGGDDDDDDEECREEKLPSCFDYVMHFLTVFWKVAFAFVPPTDYWNGWACFIVSICMIGLLTAVIGDLASHFGCTIGLKDSVTAVVFVALGTSVPDTFASKVAAIQDQYADASIGNVTGSNAVNVFLGIGVAWSIAAIFHQWHGKEFKVSPGTLAFSVTLFTIFAFVCIAVLMYRRRPNIGGELGGPRGAKILTTGLFFSLWLLYIILSSLEAYCIIKGF
- the slc8a1a gene encoding sodium/calcium exchanger 1a isoform X3, producing MGQSDTPSFHPLTLKLALFFIFLSHELQHVAAGGSKLHEDSFPANNTETCSGSYDCKEGVILPIWRPENPSFGDKLARATIYFVAMAYMFLGVSIIADRFMASIEVITSQEKEITIKKPNGETTTATVRIWNETVSNLTLMALGSSAPEIMLSVVEVCGHNFDAGELGPNTIVGSAAFNMFVIIGLCVSVIPDGDHRKVKHLRVFFVTAAWSIFAYTWLYLILAVISPGVVEVWEGLLTLFFFPICVVFAWVADRRLLFYKYVYKRYRVGKQRGMIIETEGEPELQSKTDVEMDGQMISFLDGTVDTAVEMDEEETRREMARILKELKQKHPEKDMEQLVEIANYQLLSQQQKSRAFYRCQATRLMTGAGNILKKHAADQARRALGNYELRSEVSENDLSSKIFFDPGSYQCLENCGSVALNVVRRGGDLTSTVSVNYRTEDGTANAGSDYRFTEGVVIFKPGETEKEIQVEIIDDDIFEEDEHFLVHLSNVRVLSEGTNHEDSMSNHVDSLAGLGLPSTATVTIFDDDHAGIFMFEEPVMHVSESIGVMEVKVVRMSGARGVVVVPYKTIAGTAKGGGEDFEDTYGVLEFQNDEISKSVQINIIDDEEYEKNKNFFMEIGEPQLVEMSERKGGFIKTDKQLFGRDVYRKVQGRDKPISSDIITITDEEVKRSLSQKEEEEMRIAELGRPSLGENSRLEVIIEESYEFKSTVDKLIKKTNLALLVGTNSWREQFVEAITVNSGGDDDDDDEECREEKLPSCFDYVMHFLTVFWKVAFAFVPPTDYWNGWACFIVSICMIGLLTAVIGDLASHFGCTIGLKDSVTAVVFVALGTSVPDTFASKVAAIQDQYADASIGNVTGSNAVNVFLGIGVAWSIAAIFHQWHGKEFKVSPGTLAFSVTLFTIFAFVCIAVLMYRRRPNIGGELGGPRGAKILTTGLFFSLWLLYIILSSLEAYCIIKGF